ATAAAAACCGCCCTCGTCATGCCGATTCATCGCGGGCCGATCCGGCGAGCGGCCCAGGTTGCCAGTTTCTCTCTTGAGATCTTCACGTTGTGGCGCAGGTCCACTGGCAGCGAGCGATGAATGAGAAAGTGTCGGATGCCGGCCGTCAAGGGGCTGGAGAGAGCCAGAGTCTGAAGTTCGTTCACGATCCGCCCGCGCGCCGCTCCGCGCGGTACGCGGCCGGATTGCAATTCGACGACGATCGCGGGCTGCTGCGCTCCGCGTGGCCCGACACCAACTAGCGCCGAGCGCCGCACCTCCGGATGCCGATTAAAGATCGCCTCGCAAGGGATGGTATACATCGTTCCGCCGGCCGTCAGCACTCGCTGCGCGAGCCGTCCGCAAAACCAGAATCGTCCGTGCGAATCGAGATAGCCGACGTCTCCCATTCGATGCCAGATGGCGCTGCCGTCCGCTATCTTTCCGGTCGCGTTCGCGTCGATGCGAGTGACGTATCGATCGGTAACAACGGGCCCGCTCACGATCAATTCGCCGATCTCGCTCTCCGGCAGTTCAATCGCTTCGGCCAGCTCGGCGATCGGGCCATCGACGATTTGAATCACCTTCCACTGGATGCCGGCGAACTTTCGACCGACGCAAACTCCGTTGCCCGCGTCGGTGCGGCGGCTCGTTTCATGGAGCACTTCGTTCGCCCCAATCGAGGCGACCGGCAGGGCTTCGGTGGCGCCGTACGGAGTGTGCATTTCGCCCGAGGGATGGATGCAACTCTGCATACGCTGCAACACGTGCAGCGGCACCGGAGCGCCGGCCGAGAGCACGCGCCGCAATGTCGTCAGGCGAACATTCTGCTGCTTGCAATATCGCCCGACGCGGTCCCACACCGCCGGCGATCCAAAGCTCTGCGTCGCCTGCCAGTCGTTGATCGTCTCGATCAGCTTCTTCGGATCGACTCGGGCCGGGCGGCTGGCGTCCATGTCTGGTATGACGGTGGTCACACCCATGGCGGCGTTGAAGAGTCCGAATAGTGGAAAGCAAGGAACGTCGATCTCTCCCGGTTGGATGCCGTAAAACTCCTGAATCTCGCTGACCTGATGATCGAAATTGCGATGCCGATAGAGTACGCCCTTCGCCGGGCCGGTGCTTCCGGAGGTGAAGATGATGGCGGCCGGGTCCTCGGCCGTGGTCGCACGCGATTCAAAGGGCGACGTTCCGCAGCACCGAAGCCCGGCAATCGTTTCGCCTCCCCACCACCAGCGCCGGCCGACTGTCACGTTGTACTTCGCACCGAAGAACCGTCCGCCCGGCACCTTCCGCAGGGCATGGACCAGCGGCACGGCGATGAAGCCCTCCGGTTTCACTTCATCAAGGCAATCGAGCAGGCTTCGGCCCCCCATCCGCGGATCGATGAGGATCGGGACCAATCCGGCCTTGAACATCGCGAAGACCAGCGACACGAAGTCGATGCTGGGCGGCACGAACATCGCCAGCCGAGTGCCGGGCGAAATGCCCATCTGCGTTAGCCCAGAGGCGAGCCGGTCGCTGTCTTCATCCAACTCGCGAAACGTGAGCTGGCGATATTGCCGCCTGCCGTCCGGCCGCCAACCGTGCGGCTCGGCCACTGCCACGGCGCTCGGCATCCGCCGGGCCATGGCGCGGAGCCGGCGGGCAACATTGACGGCTTCGGCGGTTTCAAGCGCGGTGGCCATAGCCGATTTTGGATTTTAGATTTTGGATTTTGGATTGCGCGCGAGTGGCCTGTTCTTTACTTCGTGCTGCACGTATTCAAGCACCACTTGCGCAACGTCGATGTCGAGCGCCGCGGCCAGCGCTTTCCAGCCCGGCACGGCGTTCACCTCGATCGCATAGAGCCGGCCATCGCGGCCCGGCAGGAGATCGACTCCGGCGAGCGAAGCGCCGACCGCATCCGCCGCTTGCCGCGCCATCGTCGCCATTTCAGCCGTCAACTCGGTGCGCTCGGCGATCGCCCCGCGGCTGACGTTGGTCCGCCAGTCGGAGTCATTTCGCCGCCGCATCGCAAACATCCGCTGGCCGATCACCAGCACCCGTATATCGTACCCATCGTGCGGAATGAGCTGCTGAACATAGAGCAAACCGCCGAGCCGCGCCGTCGCTTGGAACGCTTGCCGCGCCAGTGCCGGATCATCAAGCCGCATGATCCCGCGTCCCTCCGAGCCGAACACGGGTTTGATGACCACGTCGCCGCCGAGCGTTTCGAACGCGGCCAGGCCTTCCTCGGCCGTCTGGCAAGCGATGGTACACGGCACGGGCAAGCCGGCGGCGGCCAATCGCGCCGTCGTGAGATACTTGTCCACGGCAGCTTCAATCGCCCGCGGCGGATTGATGATGGGAAGGCCCGACGCCTCCAACCGTCCGAGTGCATCCATCCGAAACACGATCTGTTCGAGCGAACCCGGTGGCATCGTGCGGACGAGCACCGCGTCTGAATCGCCGAGGTCAATCCCCTTCGCGCTCACCCGCACTTGGTTTGCCGCAATCGTGGAAACCAGGTCGCCAAAATCGACTGCCGCAATCTCATGCTGGCCCGCCGCGGCGCGGCGAAGATCGTTCAAGTACCAACTATCGGCGCTGGCGAGGACAACCAAGTGCATTGCAGGCCTTCACTCCGCGAACGACCGGTGGATTACGCGCGGCAGCGCGTGGCCAAAGCGAAACGAGTTGCCCGTGTCGAGATTAACGAAGGTCACAACGGCCGGGCTGAACAGCAGTGGATCGATTTTGTAGAAATCGCCGTCATAGCGCTTGAAGATTTCGATGAAGGAAGCGCCGAACTCGGCCGACGCGCTGCTGGGAGTCTTCGGGCCGATCGTGCGCAAGCTGTCGTCGTCGCCGCGAACCCACAGCGTCACCTCCGCGCCGTACAGAATCGCGTCGTTCGTTCGGCCGATGGCCGCCAGATCGTCGCGCGCGACTGGCGGCAGCGGCGCCGTGCCGAAGCCGCTCTCGATCCGGCTTAAATCGAAGCCCAACTCGAACAACTTGTGCAGAGCAGTTTCGACTGATCGGGCGGCGATTTGAACCGTCCCGGCCTGACTGGCCGTCGGCGCCACGAAAACTGTCAGTCGGTCGATTCCGACGCCGCACGCATCCGCGAGCGATTGCAACACCTCGTCGGGCGGTTGCTGCCGTGTCTCGAGCACGCCGACAGCGACGTCCGGCCGCTCGCGAAAGCCGATCTTATCAAACAGCTCCTCCTTACCCGCGGCCGCTCGCATCGGCCCGGATCCCATCGCAAAAAACTGCTCGTGGTGCACTTTCCAACCGGCATACTGCGCGGCCATACACGCCGCGACGGGCGCATCGGTCCGCACCATCACCGCCGGCCCTGGCCACAACTCGGCCGATCCCGGCACGAACTCGACCCGCCCCAATCCGGCCATGCACGCCTCGGCGAGCAACCGCGCGGCCTCCATCCCACCACGCGCCTCGATCCCACAATCAATCACGGTGGCTCTGCCCGCTGCCGACCGGACGCGCAGTCTCAGCGCCTCCGCCTCCGTCGCCATGCGCCGACAAATCAACTCTGCCGCTTTGTTAAGTTCGTATCGCACATTACCTGTCGCAGCGTCGGCTATCGACTCCAGAGCAATCCTGTAAATCCTGTCCAACCATTCTGCCGTGTTTTGGACAGGATTAACAGGATTGTCAAGATTTGCAGGATGTGGCGTAGCTAGAGATTAATCGCCCGCCCGTCAACCGCAAGCGCCGCCTCCTTGATCGCCTCTGGAAGCGTCGGGTGGGCGTGGCAGGTGCGGGCCAGGTCTTCGGCGCTGGCGCCGAAGGAAATCGCGGCGGTGGCTTCGGCGATCAGGTCGCCGGCTCGCGGGCCGACGATGTGAACGCCCAGGATGCGATCGGTTTTTTGATCGGCAAGGATTTTCACTTTGCCGTCCGTTTGGCCGAGCGTGCGGGCGCGGCCGTTTGCGCGGAAGGGGAAGATGCCTTTGCGATAGGCGACCTTCGCGGCCAGCAATTCGTCTTCCGTCTTGCCGACGGCGGCGATTTCCGGCTGCGTGAAGATCACGGCGGGAATCGCGTCGTAGTTCACGTGGCCGTAGCCAGTGACAATCCGCTCGACGCAGGCGACCCCTTCCTCCTCGGCCTTGTGGGCGAGCATTGGGCCGGGGATGCAGTCGCCGATGGCGTAAACCCCGGCGGCAGTCGTTTCGAAGTGATCGTTGACCGGAATTCGGCCTTTCGCGTCCGTGCGAATGCCGACCGACTCCAGGCCGAGGCCCTCGGTATAAGGCACGCGGCCGACCGCCAAGAGCACGCGATCGCACTTCAACGGCTCTGCCCCTTCGCACCGAACCACGCAGCCATCTTTGCCCGCGCGAGCCGAATTGACGCGGCTGCCGAGGCGGAATTCGATCCCCTGTTTCTGCAGCAGCCCGAACGCATCGCGGGCGATTTCGCTATCGGTGCCGGGAAAGATGCGATCGAGGAATTCGAGCACGGTGACTTTCGCTCCGAGCCGGCTCCAGACCGAGCCAAGTTCCAGGCCGATGTACCCACCGCCGACCACGACGAGATGCTTCGGCACCTCGGGATAGGAAAGAGCTTCAGTGCTGGTGCCGATGCGATCGCCGTCCATCTCGATGCCGGGGAGCGTAGCCGGTTGGCTGCCGGTTGCGATGAGGATGTGCTTGGCGGTGAGTTCGGTTGTCGGCGGCGCTGCAAGGGGGACAGTCCCCTTTTGCTGCGCGGACTCCGCAAAAGGGGACAGTCCCCGGCCGGATTCGGACAGTCCCCTGGTCTCGACGGCAACCTTTCCCGGCGCGACGATCCGCCCCGCTCCCGAATAGCGGGTGATCTTGTGCTTCTTGAACAGGCTATCGATCCCCCGACCGTTCGTGCTGACGATCTGCTCCTTGCGGCGGAGCACCGTTTGCAAATCGAATTCGACCGAGCCGACTTTGACGCCATGCTCGGCCAGCGCGTGCATTGTTTCGTAGAACCGCTCG
This DNA window, taken from Pirellulales bacterium, encodes the following:
- a CDS encoding fatty acid CoA ligase family protein — encoded protein: MATALETAEAVNVARRLRAMARRMPSAVAVAEPHGWRPDGRRQYRQLTFRELDEDSDRLASGLTQMGISPGTRLAMFVPPSIDFVSLVFAMFKAGLVPILIDPRMGGRSLLDCLDEVKPEGFIAVPLVHALRKVPGGRFFGAKYNVTVGRRWWWGGETIAGLRCCGTSPFESRATTAEDPAAIIFTSGSTGPAKGVLYRHRNFDHQVSEIQEFYGIQPGEIDVPCFPLFGLFNAAMGVTTVIPDMDASRPARVDPKKLIETINDWQATQSFGSPAVWDRVGRYCKQQNVRLTTLRRVLSAGAPVPLHVLQRMQSCIHPSGEMHTPYGATEALPVASIGANEVLHETSRRTDAGNGVCVGRKFAGIQWKVIQIVDGPIAELAEAIELPESEIGELIVSGPVVTDRYVTRIDANATGKIADGSAIWHRMGDVGYLDSHGRFWFCGRLAQRVLTAGGTMYTIPCEAIFNRHPEVRRSALVGVGPRGAQQPAIVVELQSGRVPRGAARGRIVNELQTLALSSPLTAGIRHFLIHRSLPVDLRHNVKISREKLATWAARRIGPR
- a CDS encoding RimK family alpha-L-glutamate ligase, whose translation is MHLVVLASADSWYLNDLRRAAAGQHEIAAVDFGDLVSTIAANQVRVSAKGIDLGDSDAVLVRTMPPGSLEQIVFRMDALGRLEASGLPIINPPRAIEAAVDKYLTTARLAAAGLPVPCTIACQTAEEGLAAFETLGGDVVIKPVFGSEGRGIMRLDDPALARQAFQATARLGGLLYVQQLIPHDGYDIRVLVIGQRMFAMRRRNDSDWRTNVSRGAIAERTELTAEMATMARQAADAVGASLAGVDLLPGRDGRLYAIEVNAVPGWKALAAALDIDVAQVVLEYVQHEVKNRPLARNPKSKI
- the mch gene encoding methenyltetrahydromethanopterin cyclohydrolase, producing the protein MRYELNKAAELICRRMATEAEALRLRVRSAAGRATVIDCGIEARGGMEAARLLAEACMAGLGRVEFVPGSAELWPGPAVMVRTDAPVAACMAAQYAGWKVHHEQFFAMGSGPMRAAAGKEELFDKIGFRERPDVAVGVLETRQQPPDEVLQSLADACGVGIDRLTVFVAPTASQAGTVQIAARSVETALHKLFELGFDLSRIESGFGTAPLPPVARDDLAAIGRTNDAILYGAEVTLWVRGDDDSLRTIGPKTPSSASAEFGASFIEIFKRYDGDFYKIDPLLFSPAVVTFVNLDTGNSFRFGHALPRVIHRSFAE
- the lpdA gene encoding dihydrolipoyl dehydrogenase; the protein is MHDLIVIGGGPGGYTAAIRASQLGLNVAVVERESILGGTCLRVGCIPSKAMLESSERFYETMHALAEHGVKVGSVEFDLQTVLRRKEQIVSTNGRGIDSLFKKHKITRYSGAGRIVAPGKVAVETRGLSESGRGLSPFAESAQQKGTVPLAAPPTTELTAKHILIATGSQPATLPGIEMDGDRIGTSTEALSYPEVPKHLVVVGGGYIGLELGSVWSRLGAKVTVLEFLDRIFPGTDSEIARDAFGLLQKQGIEFRLGSRVNSARAGKDGCVVRCEGAEPLKCDRVLLAVGRVPYTEGLGLESVGIRTDAKGRIPVNDHFETTAAGVYAIGDCIPGPMLAHKAEEEGVACVERIVTGYGHVNYDAIPAVIFTQPEIAAVGKTEDELLAAKVAYRKGIFPFRANGRARTLGQTDGKVKILADQKTDRILGVHIVGPRAGDLIAEATAAISFGASAEDLARTCHAHPTLPEAIKEAALAVDGRAINL